CGTGATATCACTTTCTACCTTCATAGTGGTATCAGGAACGATCATTTTCATCGTTCGACTAGCGACGTCGTGGATCATAAAGAATAACCCGGCGGGGGAGCCATTAAAGGAGGGCTTTGTGGTTGCTTTGCTTTTAGGTGTTCTTATCACTGCCTTTAGCAGCAAGGCCTTTGGTTTGCATATCTATTTTGGCCCTCTTATTCTTGGTGTTTCAATACCTCCAGGCCCTCCCATTGGCTCAGCCTTGGTGGAAAGGCTTGATTTCATTACCTCTTGGGTTTTCATGCCTGTTTTCTTTGTTAAGCTTGGCTTGGTTATCAATGTTTATAGCATCAAGCTCAAGAACTTCTTGGGCGTGTCGTTTGTTATCTATGTTAGTGCGTTGGGGAAGTTTCTCGGCGCGCTTCTTGTTGCTGTTGTGTACTGTAGAATGCCTCTGAGAGACGCTGTGTCGCTCGGTCTCGTCATGGCTAGTCAAGGAGCTTTCGAGCTCGGTATGTTTAAATTGATGAGGAAGGAAGGGGTAaggtgttttgttttgttcattgATTGTCTAAGATTTGTTCTTAGAAACAAACTCATTGCATTCCGTTTTGGTTCTTGTGCAGAGGATTGATAGAGGAACTTTTGCAGTTATGTGCATTTTCTTGATGGTTTTGGTTGCGGTTATTACTCCGATAATCAGATATCTGTTTGATCCTACGAGAAGATATACTGTTTACAAGAGAAGAACTGTTATGGATTTGAAACCCGGGTCTGATCTTCGTGTTTTGATATGTATTCACGACCAAGAAGACGTTCCGAATGCTATTAACCTACTCGAGGCCTTGAATCCGACGAGACGAAGCCATCTTATTGTGTATATGCTTCATCTTGTCGAGCTTCTTGGTCGTGCTAACTCGCAACTCATTCCTCACAATCTTAAGAAAGATAGGATTTCAACGTCGTGCCCTTCCGAGCATATCGTTAATGCCTTCAAATACTTTGGACGGAACAACCGTCAAACTGTTGCGATTTTCCCTTTCACTTCAATAACTTCTTCTACAACCATGCACGACGATGTTTATTCGCTCGCACTCAACAAAACCGTTTCGTTGATTCTTATTCCTTTTCACAAGAAGTTTTACTCTAATGGGGTCATTTCATTGTCCAACTACGACATGAAAATGGTCAACAATGAGATCCTCGACAAGGCGCCGTGCTCGGTCGGCCTTGTCGTTGACCGTGGAGTTCTGAATCTGTCAAGATCTACTGCAACTAACTTGCATTCTTTTCAAGTAGCTGTGGTGTTTTTAGGTGGAGCTGATGACCGTGAGGCAATGTTCGTCGGGGCAAGAATGGCTGGACATCCCGATATCAACTTGACACTGATTCGACTCTTGAAGAAGGGGAACGTGGAGAGGGATGATGTCAAAGAGACGAGGCTTGACAATGAGGCCGTGCTCCAGTTTCGAAAAGCTACCACAAACAACCGTAGAGTGATGTGCATAGAAGAGGTGGTCATGGATGGCACAGGAACAGTCTCGTTACTTCGTTCGATGGGGAATAGTTTCGATCTCGTGATCGTCGGAAGACGACATAGCTGTTGTCCGATGCTGGTTGAAGGCTTGGTGCTGTGGAATGAGCAGACAGAACTCGGGGCGATCGGGGAGGTGTTGGCGTCCTCAGATTTCATGGGGAATGCCATAATCTTGGTTGTGCAACAACACACAAAACTagcaaatgaagaacaaaataagaacaatgaaGATAGTGTGACTCCCATTGATAGGCATTTAGCAAAGGATGAAGCAAAAGAGTTGCCCATCCAAACCAAACCATACATGTTTTGATCCTCCTTTACTAACTTTCTTCATTCAATGCGAACCAACTtgggaaattttttaaattgtgttttttttttgttcatcgCTAGCCGGTATTGTCTGCTTTGTTTCATTACGTATCTCGctgttagcctcacagtttcaaaatgtgtctactagggttTTTCGctctcttataagaaatgcttcgtttctctctccaaccaatgtgagatttcaccatccactccccttggggtCAGTGTTCTGTTCTTATtggcacattgtccggtgtctaattctgataccatttgtatcaACACAAACTCagcgctagtagatattgtactttttggactttccttataggttttccctcaaggctttaaaacgcgtctactactatggagagggtatAGTCCTATTTTGACTATTGTCTCGCACTGTCCAGTGATTGgccagacattgggcggtgtgccaacaaggacgctgggcttccaaggggggtgaattatgaactccaacatcagttggagaggggaacgaaacattccttaggatgtggaaacctttcctcagcaacacattttaaaactttaaggtGAAACCTAGAAGTGAAAGcgcaaaaagaataatatctattaacggtgggtttggacggttacaatTTATGTATCTAAACTTAAAAGATGCATAATGTAACAAATAAACGACGAGTTGATGATATATAGGTTGCTTATTTGAGCTACCAAACCTTTCTCGTTGTCTAAGTTTACACGACATGTGAGCTGGAGGTTCTATATTTGATTTCTTGATTGAAGataaaaatgttcaaaagAATTGATATTCAGAGAAGAACCAAATCAACTCAATCCGCTCGTGTACCTTGGGTTGGGTTAATGTATATGGACCGGGTTCGATttggttcaaataaatgaaataggtTTGCCTAAAATTAGTTTGAGTCAAATTAATCGTTCaacttattattaattttttttaattatttattaactcttaaaaaaaaaaaaagttttgatatttggaatgttatttttcaattttaaatccatgtttaaaataaataaaaatatattttacctattaatatatatattttttttgttaaaacaaaaatttgaattaatggCGGGAACAATTGGAACCaattaaacttaaatatttaatagttgagttgagttcattatttaCCT
This sequence is a window from Cucurbita pepo subsp. pepo cultivar mu-cu-16 chromosome LG04, ASM280686v2, whole genome shotgun sequence. Protein-coding genes within it:
- the LOC111793792 gene encoding cation/H(+) antiporter 15-like isoform X1 — translated: MSSILMEPDDLAVFVGGSGSRTSMNFTTLCTSAHRIHSTGVFSGVNPLEFSVPLLLLQFGICAGTIILFHQLLKPLGQPLIVSQILGGLVLGSSGLSHMKTFRDTIFPLRGFVFLDVVTSFGTIFYFFLVGVQVDISIMKNIDKKSLGIGTFSVILPLILTSLYSTALMNTVGTRTAKSLLIVSAAESFINFPMVASLLSELHLMNSEFGRIALTSSMVSTIWTACFLMIGTLVAPQNGAVADSVISLSTFIVVSGTIIFIVRLATSWIIKNNPAGEPLKEGFVVALLLGVLITAFSSKAFGLHIYFGPLILGVSIPPGPPIGSALVERLDFITSWVFMPVFFVKLGLVINVYSIKLKNFLGVSFVIYVSALGKFLGALLVAVVYCRMPLRDAVSLGLVMASQGAFELGMFKLMRKEGRIDRGTFAVMCIFLMVLVAVITPIIRYLFDPTRRYTVYKRRTVMDLKPGSDLRVLICIHDQEDVPNAINLLEALNPTRRSHLIVYMLHLVELLGRANSQLIPHNLKKDRISTSCPSEHIVNAFKYFGRNNRQTVAIFPFTSITSSTTMHDDVYSLALNKTVSLILIPFHKKFYSNGVISLSNYDMKMVNNEILDKAPCSVGLVVDRGVLNLSRSTATNLHSFQVAVVFLGGADDREAMFVGARMAGHPDINLTLIRLLKKGNVERDDVKETRLDNEAVLQFRKATTNNRRVMCIEEVVMDGTGTVSLLRSMGNSFDLVIVGRRHSCCPMLVEGLVLWNEQTELGAIGEVLASSDFMGNAIILVVQQHTKLANEEQNKNNEDSVTPIDRHLAKDEAKELPIQTKPYMF
- the LOC111793792 gene encoding cation/H(+) antiporter 15-like isoform X2, coding for MKTFRDTIFPLRGFVFLDVVTSFGTIFYFFLVGVQVDISIMKNIDKKSLGIGTFSVILPLILTSLYSTALMNTVGTRTAKSLLIVSAAESFINFPMVASLLSELHLMNSEFGRIALTSSMVSTIWTACFLMIGTLVAPQNGAVADSVISLSTFIVVSGTIIFIVRLATSWIIKNNPAGEPLKEGFVVALLLGVLITAFSSKAFGLHIYFGPLILGVSIPPGPPIGSALVERLDFITSWVFMPVFFVKLGLVINVYSIKLKNFLGVSFVIYVSALGKFLGALLVAVVYCRMPLRDAVSLGLVMASQGAFELGMFKLMRKEGRIDRGTFAVMCIFLMVLVAVITPIIRYLFDPTRRYTVYKRRTVMDLKPGSDLRVLICIHDQEDVPNAINLLEALNPTRRSHLIVYMLHLVELLGRANSQLIPHNLKKDRISTSCPSEHIVNAFKYFGRNNRQTVAIFPFTSITSSTTMHDDVYSLALNKTVSLILIPFHKKFYSNGVISLSNYDMKMVNNEILDKAPCSVGLVVDRGVLNLSRSTATNLHSFQVAVVFLGGADDREAMFVGARMAGHPDINLTLIRLLKKGNVERDDVKETRLDNEAVLQFRKATTNNRRVMCIEEVVMDGTGTVSLLRSMGNSFDLVIVGRRHSCCPMLVEGLVLWNEQTELGAIGEVLASSDFMGNAIILVVQQHTKLANEEQNKNNEDSVTPIDRHLAKDEAKELPIQTKPYMF